The Branchiostoma lanceolatum isolate klBraLanc5 chromosome 10, klBraLanc5.hap2, whole genome shotgun sequence genome has a window encoding:
- the LOC136444097 gene encoding CMP-N-acetylneuraminate-beta-galactosamide-alpha-2,3-sialyltransferase 1-like: MRTQQVFWTGAVVFLVVLLLALYGRVKEPGLNLPGRRVIFTDTDKPAFATNTKIKQRRIATNPGQETQRLKTTLTPIKGPPQTTTVKSPTTTTQEHKPDAKDHFNTLVEVITIMEEHNLLGNANEQERKIIMTKILTVLSDKGKIDIASLETILNGTLWNKPTPTVAEMTEQIEHLEQLGPFKPYILDKNYKPSTCPTSMTQKAARSPWFRARFVENMKLFLNKREVFDPETYNMLNGDSSPFGIQGLDIEALKETLQNPNLTYPEPLSEPRQECVTCAVVGTGGNLKFAGKGEEIDSHDYVFRVNVALTGKRYVNDVGNKSSFYGFFPESVVNRINFGRDDKFDDVTLMMMMMFSEFHVQWLRSSLQGREPDKICGDHWGHTYCRSMPAPKYKQGNMMIVHPHFFRYVHERFLNSTSSRPTTGTMVILMAIHLCDQVDMYGFGFDSRFPLHYYDGQKVEDAMNEPSSHSFPNEKILWNKLHSEGLVNWKLRPGT; the protein is encoded by the exons ATGAGAACGCAGCAGGTTTTCTGGACGGGAGCCGTCGTGTTCTTGGTGGTCCTGTTGTTGGCGCTGTACGGAAGGGTTAAGGAACCTGGACTCAACTTACCGGGGAGAAG GGTTATTttcacagatacagataaaccAGCTTTTGCAACAAACACCAAAATTAAACAACGGAGAATCGCCACAAATCCGGGACAAGAAACTCAGAGATTAAAAACAACGTTGACACCAATCAAAGGTCCCCCACAAACCACGACAGTAAAAAGCCCCACGACTACTACTCAAGAACACAAACCAGACGCAAAAGACCATTTCAACACCTTGGTAGAAGTAATAACGATCATGGAGGAACACAATCTTTTAGGAAACGCAAACGAACAGGAAAGGAAGATCATAATGACGAAGATACTGACCGTTTTGAGTGATAAAGGTAAAATAGACATCGCCTCATTAGAGACTATACTAAACGGAACGCTGTGGAACAAACCAACGCCAACTGTAGCAGAAATGACGGAACAGATTGAACACTTGGAGCAGTTGGGCCCTTTTAAACCATATATTCTGGACAAGAATTATAAACCGTCG ACGTGCCCAACAAGCATGACTCAGAAGGCGGCCAGGTCGCCGTGGTTCCGGGCTCGCTTCGTGGAAAACATGAAACTGTTCCTGAACAAAAGAGAAGTGTTCGACCCAGAGACTTATAACATGCTGAACGGAGACTCCTCGCCGTTCGGTATCCAGGGACTGGACATTGAAG CTTTGAAAGAGACGCTGCAAAACCCGAACCTGACGTACCCGGAGCCCCTCTCAGAGCCTCGTCAGGAGTGTGTGACATGCGCAGTGGTCGGGACAGGGGGAAAcctcaagtttgcagggaaggGGGAAGAGATCGACAGTCATGACTATGTCTTCAG GGTGAACGTAGCCCTGACCGGGAAACGGTACGTGAATGACGTCGGCAACAAGTCGTCCTTTTACGGCTTCTTCCCGGAGTCCGTGGTCAACAGGATCAACTTCGGACGGGACGACAAGTTCGAC GACGTCAccctaatgatgatgatgatgttcagcGAGTTCCACGTCCAATGGCTCCGTAGTTCGTTACAGGGCAGAGAGCCCGACAAAATCTGCGGCGACCATTGGGGGCATACGTATTGTCG GTCTATGCCTGCTCCGAAGTACAAGCAAGGTAACATGATGATCGTACATCCGCACTTCTTCCGCTACGTGCACGAGAGGTTCCTGAACTCAACGTCCAGCCGCCCAACCACCGGCACGATGGTCATCCTCATGGCCATTCATTTATGTGATCAG GTCGACATGTACGGTTTCGGGTTCGATTCCCGTTTCCCTCTACATTATTATGACGGTCAGAAGGTGGAGGACGCCATGAACGAACCCAGCTCACACAGCTTCCCGAACGAGAAAATCCTGTGGAACAAACTCCACTCTGAAGGACTTGTGAATTGGAAACTAAGACCTGGAACTTAA